The window TCACCATTTTATTAAGATCCTTGGCCAGTTGTGACAGATCTGCGGCCCGTGATTTTACCTGAAGCCCGCCGGTTTTCATTTCCTCGGCAGCCTGGTTTACCTGGCTGATATCAACATTTATTTCAGCAACCACAGAAGATACCTGGTTTACGTTTTCATTGACCTCTCCGACACCTGATGCGGCCTGGGTGATATTACTGGAAATTTCCTGGGTGGTTGCGGACTGCTCTTCAACCGCGGTGGCAACGGTTATAACAATCTCATTTATCTCGTTGATAACGGTAACAATAGATTCAATGGCGCTGACAGATTCTTTGGTGGTATTTTGTACTCCGGTGATCCTGTCGCTGATTTCATTTGTGGCTTCGGCAGTCTGCAGAGCAAGGGCCTTGATCTGTCCTGCCACAACGGCAAACCCTTTTCCGGCGTCTCCGGCCCGTGCCGCTTCGATAGTGGCATTGAGCGCCAGAAGATTGGTCTGTTCAGAGATATCGGCAATGGTGTCAGTAACCTTACTGATTTCTGCTGCGGCTTTCCCCAGTTTATCCACTTTACTGGATACATCCTGGGCCGTCTGAACCGCTTTCTGGGTGGTTTCACTTCCCCTGGCGGTGTTTTTAGAAATTTCACCACGTAAAGCCGTGCCAAAAGCAAGTTTCGCATGGCCATTCCGGCAT is drawn from uncultured Desulfobacter sp. and contains these coding sequences:
- a CDS encoding methyl-accepting chemotaxis protein, giving the protein MDKLGKAAAEISKVTDTIADISEQTNLLALNATIEAARAGDAGKGFAVVAGQIKALALQTAEATNEISDRITGVQNTTKESVSAIESIVTVINEINEIVITVATAVEEQSATTQEISSNITQAASGVGEVNENVNQVSSVVAEINVDISQVNQAAEEMKTGGLQVKSRAADLSQLAKDLNKMVNRFTI